A stretch of DNA from Longimicrobium sp.:
CATCCCCGTCCACTCCAACGACTTCCGCTCTCTTGGCCCCTCCCGGCCCGCCCCACCTTTCCACCTACGAGCCCGGCGCGGCCGCACGCACCGCCCCCGCGTCCGGCGCGGCGGGAGAGGGGCTGCTGCTGGCCGGCGACATCGGCGGCACCAAGACGGTGCTGGCCCTGGTGGCCGAGAGCGGGGGCGCCGCCGAGGTGGTGGCCGAAGCCACCTTCCCGAGCCGGGAGTACGCCACCCTCGAGACCGTGGCCGCCGCCTTCCGCGCCGCGCACCCGGCCCCGGTGGGCCGCGCCGCCTTCAGCGTGGCGGGGCCGGTGATCGGCGGGCAGGCGTGCATCACCAATCTCCCCTGGTGCCTGGACGAGCGGCGGCTGGCCGAGAGCCTGGGCGTGGGGCAGGTGCTGCTGGTGAACGACCTGCAGGCCACCGCCTACGCCGTCCCCCACCTGCGCCCCGACCAGGTGACGCGGCTGCTGGGCGGCGAGGGCGACCCCGCCGGCGCGCGCGCGGTGGTGGCCGTGGGCACCGGCCTGGGCGAGGCCATCCTGGTCCCGGTGCCCAACGGCTTCCGGGCGCTCC
This window harbors:
- the glk gene encoding glucokinase; the encoded protein is MAPPGPPHLSTYEPGAAARTAPASGAAGEGLLLAGDIGGTKTVLALVAESGGAAEVVAEATFPSREYATLETVAAAFRAAHPAPVGRAAFSVAGPVIGGQACITNLPWCLDERRLAESLGVGQVLLVNDLQATAYAVPHLRPDQVTRLLGGEGDPAGARAVVAVGTGLGEAILVPVPNGFRALPTEGGHTDFAPQGALQRRLLAHLERLHEHVSYERVCSGLGIATLYRFLAGRPGAPPPPAWLAARLAAGGDVTPALVEAGLSRERGCPVCRRTLGLLAAILGAEAGNAALRSLATGGVYLGGGIPPRIVPVLRGRAFREGFLRKGPMSRLMAAIPVHVILEPRAALLGAARYGMAMA